The following are encoded in a window of Sesamum indicum cultivar Zhongzhi No. 13 unplaced genomic scaffold, S_indicum_v1.0 scaffold00242, whole genome shotgun sequence genomic DNA:
- the LOC105179932 gene encoding uncharacterized protein LOC105179932 yields MGDVHFERNVSNHDEWGKAIIIYNAFDALHELDDADEIPRGPNICSPVRGILETRVRLNNVIHVQSSILPQWKWFVNYDSVGNRIWLAWDDNFIDVHILDVGEQFVHCRVTYRAVDEPVFITVTYGASKVVARRTLWTTLKILAQQCSNDPWLVGGDFNAVRDLNEVCGISGDIRMVMDEFNSRIQEAGLMPLPMQGEWYTWHNCSSSTRSLWKRLDRLLINDQWLARFPMSFYHSLTLCTSDHSPLVIYGDTQQQYGGMFRFDNYLALSSDFIPSVKSIWQHEVVGVPMFAVTRKLKALKPVFRAQKKKKGDLTIKVQLAKGFLEEIAHRRVTRKILQINDENGNIHTEQGEIVHEFISYYQNLLGGTRRNVPVDIRYLRPWARHILTDEETGLLLLPFSPDDVKQILGKPMTRWNGTSY; encoded by the exons ATGGGTGATGTGCATTTTGAACGAAATGtctccaaccatgatgaatGGGGTAAggcaattattatatacaatgcATTTGACGCTTTGCATGAACTTGATGATGCAGACGAGATTCCGAGGGGTCCTAACATATGCAGCCCCGTCAGag gcattcttgaaactcgagTTCGATTGAATAATGTCATTCATGTTCAATCTTCTATATTgcctcaatggaaatggtttgttaaCTATGATTCTGTGGGAAATCGTATTTGGTTGGCttgggatgataattttattgatgtccaTATACTTGACGTGGGAGAACAGTTCGTGCATTGTCGTGTCACATATAGGGCTGTCGATGAACCAGTCTTTATTACTGTTACTTATGGAGCTTCTAAGGTGGTCGCCCGTAGGACTCTTTGGACTACTTTAAAGATATTAGCTCAGCAGTGCTCGAACGACCCGTGGCTGGTAGGAGGGGACTTCAATGCTGTTCGAGATCTTAATGAGGTGTGTGGAATATCAGGGGACATTCGGATGGTGATGGATGAATTTAATTCTAGAATACAAGAGGCTGGACTAATGCCTCTACCTATGCAAGGcgaatggtacacatggcacaactgTAGCTCGAGCACCaggagtttatggaagcggtTGGATAGACTCCTTATTAATGATCAATGGCTGGCGAGATTTCCTATGTCATTCTATCATAGCCTTACACTGTGCACATCTGACCACTCACCTTTAGTCATCTATGGAGACACGCAACAACAATACggaggtatgtttcggttTGATAACTACCTTGCATTATCATCTGACTTTATACCCAGCGTGAAGAGTATTTGGCAACATGAGGTGGTGGGAGTGCCTATGTTTGCGGTGACGCGCAAACTGAAAGCCCTAAAACCGGTCTTCAGAgcacagaaaaagaaaaagggggacTTAACAATCAAAGTCCAATTGGCCAAAGGATTTTTGGAGGAG ATTGCTCATAGAAGAGTGACAAGGAAAATCCtacagatcaatgatgagaatggcAACATCCACACGGAACAAGGGGAAATTGTTCATGAATTTatctcatactatcagaacctcttaggaggTACCAGAAGAAATGTTCCAGTGGATATTCGATACCTTAGGCCGTGGGCGAGGCATATTCTTACCGATGAGGAAACTGGTCTCCTCCTCTTGCCATTTTCACCAGATGATGTTAAGCAGATATTAGGAAAGCCTATGACACGGTGGAATGGGACTTCCTATTAG